Within Bos mutus isolate GX-2022 chromosome 24, NWIPB_WYAK_1.1, whole genome shotgun sequence, the genomic segment AGTGTGGGTTTCAGCACAGCCTCGACTGGATGACAACAGTGAGAGTAATATGCTGCcagagtttctttaaaaaaaaaataccagaaagCAGGCTTGCTGCTCCCCTCTCTCCAAATCAAAGCCTCCTGAATAGAATAATGATTGTTATTCAAGCGCAATTATACCGAGCCCTTAGAATTGAAACACGGAAAGTAAGTCTTCTATTCGGATATTGCATTTCATATTTCAGCATATGCCAAATAAGCTAGtgatgtttttattattgttgagtGTAATGTCAGTAGACAAAGTCCTACAAATTTTCTACATAACTTTTTCCATGTTATCTGTTTTCCATTTACATCGACTTGAATTTGCAGTGTgacttttaatattctctttcttCCCGCACATCTTATgccaagggatcaaactcaatCCTGAGTATCCTAAATGTACCCTCAGACCAAGTGGGTGgctttttgttcgtttgttttggtgtattttgtttgttttttaatttgtatggaaaaggaaagagggaaaaacctacaaataaGCCTACAAACCTAGTCCTGTGAATGCTGACAAATGGCCTGGAAAGAGCAACTGCCAGCACGTTTGAGGAGACCACGTGGTTACAGGCAGTTCTTGCCGGCTCGGGTCTCAGCTCGAGGAAAGTGGGTAATAACCGAGGGAACTGTGACTGTAACGTATGTCAGCTCTGGCAGATGGGGTGGGCTTAGCGAGCAGGGTCCCCTGGGTACCACAAGGAACGCAGTTGGGAAGGCTTGAGTCGAGGCCCTGAGCCCGTGTTCCTGGCAGGAGTGCCCGAGCGCCAGCGCGGTGAACACAAGCGTTAAGGACCAACCGCCGCCGTCGCCGCAGGATGGCTTCCAGCTACAGGAAGCCCACCGTGGCCTCCACCAGCCAGAAAAGAAAGGTGGGGCCTAAGCCCGAACTCACTGAAGAGCAAAAGCAAGAAGTTCGCGAAGCGTTCGACCTCTTCGATGCCGACGGCAGCGGCACCATCGACGTGAAGGAGCTCAAAGTGGCCATGAGGGCGCTGGGCTTTGAACCCAGGAAGGAGGAGATGAAGAGGATGATCGCCGACGTGGACAAAGAAGGCACGGGGAAGATCAGCTTCAACGACTTCTTGGCCGTGATGACTCAGAAGATGGCTGAGAAAGACACCAAGGAAGAAATCCTGAAGGCGTTCAGGCTCTTTGATGATGACGAGACCGGGAAAATCTCTTTCAAAAACCTAAAGCGTGTGGCCAAAGAGTTGGGAGAAAACCTCACGGATGAAGAGCTCCAGGAAATGATTGACGAAGCTGACCGAGATGGAGACGGCGAAGTGAACGAGGATGAGTTTCTTCGCATCATGAAAAAGACCAATCTCTATTGAGTTCCCTCCCGAAAGCATGTGTAGGGAAATTGAGTAATTGGCTGGCTTCCCTGCTTCTCGATTTGTGAAACCTCCAGCCATCTCTCCTCTTAACCCCAGTTTGTCTAGATAGTTCTATTTCCAAATCTCTAGCTCAATTATAgaattttcaaatgcttttagCGTTGAGTTTTGGTTTTCATTCCCAAGAGCGGACCTGGGTTGAATCAAGGGTCCTGAAACTTCTCTTCAGGCACCATTTGCCTTGCACTGGTGGACACCCTTTAAACTGAAGGTGAGGTGGCTTCTTGAGACAATTAGCATTGTGGTTCCCTTGTTGTTTCTTTGGTATTCTTAAATTATCTTGCTTCCTGTATTATTGCTTACATTCAAGTCGTTCTCACAAGATGAGGTGAAGTCACCAACAGGCCATCCAGCCATTGATTCTCACTTAACTGACTGGTTTGAAGGAAAACAGTGCAGCCACTTATGGGCTCAGAAAAGGTATTGTTCCAAAAGATACACTTGTCTTTGGCTGGTGGTAAATGGTGCAACTTAAATTATCCTCTGGCTTCATCACAGGCATAGACTCTTGATTTGTGTGTACCTTACCTACTATGGATTATCCAGGGCCACGACGTATTCTTGGGctacagaataaaaagaaaatttactatTGGCCCAAGCAAAGTATGATTGCTTAAGAGATTAAGCTAACTAATGATTTTGTGTAAATGTTTGCAAATGTAAGATCTGAGCTTAGGAAGTAGTTAAAAAAACTATAATACACGTTGAACTAATCTGTCTTTGAAAAGATAGTGTTTCAGTTATTAGACCAACTATACTATAACCTTAGTCATTTCATTACCGCTTTATTAGAAGCCACTGCCTACCTTCTAATTCTTAGAACGTCTTGTTTCCTGATACTTAATCTCCTCTCTTGTGGTATATAATTGATTCCCTAAAGTCTGGCATATAAGTATTTATGTTATGATCCCAAGAAACTATTCATTGTGACTTGTGTTTGCATTAATACTACTTGTCCTCTGTTATAAATTAAACCTTTCTTGTTTTGAAGTAAGATACCTACCCTTTTGAACATCTGCAAATATGAAgttagaagttaaataatataACCATGGGAAAATACTATAATCTGCTGAGATAGAGGACAAATGTTTTGATAATAGGCAATGAAACTACCAAAACAAGCAGGATATTTTGGTGACAACCTAAATTAAACCTTCATACAAAGtcccattaaaataaatgctgaaattCTGGGAAAATTTTCACATGCTTTGCCAGCAATTTTACCCTTCAGAGGGCTGTTAATGTAATCAGTAAAACTACTACTCTGGGTTTAATTCTCATTAACAGGGACTAATTTGTCAGAGCAGCAGGACTGGCTGAAGTGATGGGTATGTGGGCATTTACTGTGAGAAAGGATTTTGCTGAGGTAGCTGGCACAGGGCAGGGAAACTCACCCAGACTGCAGATGCTAACAGTTCAGGTTCAAGGTCTTCGTGTGGATTCAGGTGCAGTTGGAGGGGATTCAGGTTCAGCTTGGGTCAAGCATCAGTGGGAGGGGCCTGGTCTGAGGGTAAGGGGAGGATTGTGGCATTCTGGGAAATAAGAGTTCCTGGCATCCCGCTGACCAGAGTCTTGGCCCAAAGAAGTACATATGGATCAAGGTAGAAAAACCAGAAACAAAGTTGGCAGAAACTAGGAGAAAGGGTCAGAGTTTCAGCCAGCTGGACTGGGTTCAGTCTTGGCTCCCGGCCCAGCAGAGGATAGAAGTGAAAACCAGGAACTGGGGCTGAAGCCCAGTAATCAGGCTGCTCGAACACCGTGGGGTTAACTGTGGAGGCTGTAGCCTAGGACTTCAAGGGTCGGCTTAAGGACACAGTCCATCCCACACACAGGAAGTAGGAA encodes:
- the CETN1 gene encoding centrin-1, whose product is MASSYRKPTVASTSQKRKVGPKPELTEEQKQEVREAFDLFDADGSGTIDVKELKVAMRALGFEPRKEEMKRMIADVDKEGTGKISFNDFLAVMTQKMAEKDTKEEILKAFRLFDDDETGKISFKNLKRVAKELGENLTDEELQEMIDEADRDGDGEVNEDEFLRIMKKTNLY